AAGCCAAACGCAACGCCGACTACCAGGCAGACCTGGCGCGCCGGCTCAAGGCCAGCGAAACCAAGGCCCGCCAAGCGAGGAAGGACTTTGAAGAACTCAAGCGCAACAGCAAACCTGTTCGTGACTGGGCTGCTCAGCCTCTGCCTGATGGGCTGCGGGGCAAAGCCGGTGGTGGTCAAGACCAACACCGTACGAATTGAGCCGCCCGAGTTGGTGCCGTGTGAACGCATCAGCGACGAGGAGGCCGGCGCGCTGCAGAACAACGGCGATGCCTGGGAGCTGAAAGACCGGGCGATTAACCTGCTGGACACCTGCGCCGACCAGGTCGACGCGCAGATCAAGCGCAGCCAGAGCAAGTAGGTGTGCCCACTCACGCTTAACTTATGCTTTCGGCCCAGCATCCCTGCAGGTTTTCTCAAGCTCCTAACCTTCATCTTTGCCGATGGAGCGCTGCCGAGGGTTCCCAAGCAGATCCGCGACGGCCGAAGTCGGCCAAGGCTTCATAACGAAAATCACATCGGGACTCAGCTGAAATGCTGCTTGTAGAACCTCCGAGGTGGCAATCACCCGGATTTTCGGGTCGCGCTTCTCGATCATGAGCGCAAGCTCGAGGCCCGAGAATGAGCCAGGGGTTGAAAGCTCCACGATCAGGGTGTGTACGCCATCACCAACGTCGAGAATGTACTTCAAAGCCTCGTAGGGATCGCTGAATGGCTGCACCCACCAGCCCATGGCTGCAATAGCGCTAGTCAACTCTCCGAGGTGTGGTAGGTCGTTATCGACGATCACGACCTCTAGGCGGCGTTTGCCCTCTGGGCCTGGCACATAGTTGTCCATTTTGTGTGTTTCCGAAAAAAGCACGGGCGGCCTGATGCTCGATAGGCCTTATCAGCAAGCGCTGATCAATCGGGATGGAATCTGAGGGGGGCTTCGGTGTGACCTAGCGGTCCGAAGCGTGGGAGAGGGGGATTCTTGGCGGGTCCGCCGGTGGGAGCAATCTCCAATGAGTTTTCAATCTACCACTGTGCGCGAGTTGATGCCGATCTTTCACTTCTCTGGAGGTGCCACCCCTATCCAGCTAGGTCACTGCTTCAACAAACCGCTTAAGGAACTGCCATGGCGCTGACAACCAAACAGCGTCAGTTCGTCACCGAGTACCTGGTCGATCTGAACGCGACGCAGGCGGCCATCAGGGCCGGCTACTCAACCCGTAGGGCGAAGGATTACGCCTACCAGTTGATGCAGCGGGACGACGTGAAGGACGAGATCGAGGCGGCGATGGCCGAGCGCTCGAAGCGCACCGAGATCACCAAGGACATGGTGCTGGCGCGCTACTGGATGATAGCCACGGCCGACCCCAACGAACTGGCCGTACATCGCCGGGTCTGCTGCCGGCATTGTTTCGGCCGGGGTCACGCCTACCAGTGGGACGACGAGGCCGAGTTCGACGAAGCCACGGCCAGGGCGATGAAGACCAAAGGCGCCAGCCTGCCTACGGACGATGGCGGGTATGGGTTCGACAAGACGCTACGCCCACACCCAAAGTGCCCAAAGTGCAAGGGCGAGGGGCATGGCGACGTGTACTGGGGCGATACCCGCGATGCGAGCCCGGCAGCCAAGGCGCTGTACGCCAGGACCAAGAAGACCAAGGACGGCTTCGAGATCGTCACGCACGACCAGCTGGCTGCCCTCGGCATGGTCGCCCGGCACCTCGGCATGCTGGTGGACAAAGGCGGTGATCTGGATGAGGAGCTGAAGCGCCTCGAGATCGAGAAGCGCAAGGCCGAGATCAAGAAGCTCACCGAGGGTGATGGCGATGCCCTGATGCCTCAGCGCGTTGAGGTCGTGGTCAAGGATGCGAGGGTGCGCGATGCCGACGCTTAATGTGCCTCAGTCCCAGTTTCTGGAGCTTCCCCACAAGTTCAGGGCATTCGTGGCCGGGTTCGGCTCAGGCAAGACCTGGGTGGGCTGCTCGGCGTTGTGTCGGCACGTCTGGGAGTGGCCGCGCATTGACAGTGGCTACTTCGCTCCGACCTACCCGCAGATCCGGGACATTTTCTACCCCACTATCGAAGAGGTTGCGTTTGACTGGGGGCTGAAGGTCCGGACCAAGGAGAGCGACAAGGAAGTCGAGTTCTACAGCGGCGGCCGGTACCGTAGCACGACGATCTGCCGGTCAATGGAGAAGCCGCAGACCATCGTCGGCTTCAAGATCGGGCACGCCCTGGTCGATGAGCTCGATGTGTTACCTGCCATCAAGGCCCAGCAGGCATGGCGCAAGATCATTGCCCGGATGCGTTACAACGTCCCAGGCCTCAAGAACGGCGTGGATGTCACCACCACGCCAGAGGGATTCAAGTTCGTCTACCAGCAGTTCGTCAAACAGCTGCGCGAAAAACCGGAGCAGCAGAAGCGCTACGGGCTGATCCAGGCCAGCACCTACGACAACGAAGCGAACCTGCCGGACGACTATATCGACTCGCTGATGGGGGACTACCCGCCACAGCTGATCTCGGCATACCTCAACGGCCAGTTCGTGAACCTCACGTCAGGCACGATTTACACCGCCTACAACCGCAAGCTCAACGGCAGCCAAGAGGCCGTGCAGCCAGGCGAGCCCATTTTTGTGGGCATGGACTTCAACGTCGGGAAGATGAGCGCCATCGTGCACGTCAAGCGCCTGGGGCTGCCCCACGCGGTTGATGAGATCGTGAACGGTTACGACACGCCCGACATGATCAGGCAGCTCAAGGAGCGCTACTGGCTGTATGCCGATGGTGAGTACCGGAACACCCGGCAGATCCGCGTCTATCCGGACGCCTCGGGCGACTCCCGCAAGTCGGTCAACGCCAGCCAGACCGACCTGGCACTGCTGCGCCAGGCTGGATTCATTGTTTCGGCGCCCGCCGCCAACCCACCGGTGAAAGATCGGATCAACTCCATGAACGCAATGTTCTGCAACGCGAAGGGCGAGCGCCGGTACCGGGTGAACGCTGACAAGTGCCCGACTTATGCGGATGACTTGGAACAGCAGGTATGGGCCGCGAACGGCGAGCCGGACAAGAAACAGGGCAACGACCACCGGCCTGATGCCGGCGGCTACTTCATTCACAAAGAGTACGCGATCACCAAGTACTCGCTTTCAGGGGTCTCCTGATGGGTGTCATCAGCTATCTCAGCGACAAGCTGATCAACCTGGTCTCCGCGCTGGGCACGGAGCGGGACAAGGCGGCAGGGTCGCACTACACCTTGGTGCCCTTGACCGAGCACCAGGCCATCGCGATGTACCGTGGCTCTTGGCTCGCCCGGAAGATCATCGATATCCCGCCCAAGGACGCCACTAGACGCTGGCGTGGCTGGCAAGCAGATAGCGCGCAGATTGAGAAGATCGAGGCCGAGGAAAAGCGGCTGCAGGTCAGGCTCAAAATCAAGGAGGCGATGACCAAGGCCAGGCTGTTTGGTGGCGCTGCGATATTCATCGGGACCGGCGAACAGGACACAGCCCTGCAACTGGCGCCAGAGCGGCTTGGCGCTGGTGGTATCCGCTACCTGACGGTGATGACGCGGCGTCAGCTTTCACCCACCGAGATCGAGCGCGACCCCCAGTCGGATCGCTACGGCAAGCCCAAGGCCTACCGCCTGGCGGGTAGCGCGATCGACATTCACCCATCGCGCCTGGTGATCTTCGTCGGCGCCGAGCTGCCCGACGAGGACTTGCTGTCCGGGTACGAGCAAGGCTGGGGCGATTCAGTCCTCCAGTCGGTGCTGGAGTCGATCAAGCAGAGCGATGCCACCATGGCGAACGTTGCCAGCTTGGTGTTCGAGGCCAAGGTCGACATCATTCGGCTGCCCGAATTCATGAACAACCTGGCCAACGATCCGACCTACAAGGAGCGGGTGCTGGAGCGGACTCAGCTCGCCGCCACCGCCAAGGGCATCAACGGCACGCTGCTGCTGGACAAGGAAGAGGAATACGAAACGAAACAGGCCAGCTTCAGCACGCTGCCTGACGTCATGGACCGCTTCATGCAGCAGGTGTGTGGCGCCGCAGACATTCCGGCCACCAGGATGCTGAGTCAGTCGCCCGCCGGCATGAACTCCACGGGCGATTCGGACATGCGCAACTACTACGACCGCGTGCAGGCCAGCCAGGAGCTGGAAATCACTCCGGCCATGAGTGTTCTGGATGAGGCGCTGATCCGTTCCGCGCTGGGTACTCGCCCGCCGGAGATCCACTACGTCTGGAACCCGCTCTGGCAGGCCACGGCCAAGGAGAAGGCTGATATCGGCAAGACCACGGCCGACACCATCAAGGTGCTGGCCGACGCCAAGCTGTATCCCACCGACGCGCTCAGCAAGGCGTCAGCCAACCTGCTGGTCGAGCTGAGCGTCATGCCGGGCCTGGAAGCCGCGATCGACGACGTCGGCCCTGAGTACCCCGCAGCCGGACCTGACGATCTGCCGGACGACACCCCGTCCACCTGAGGTAACCCATGCATATCACTGATTCTGTCGTCCTCGGCGATCTTTCGCTGAGCGATTCCGGCTATCTGGAAACTTTCGCCCGCACGGCTCGCACCGGCATTCAGCAGTACCTGGGCCGGGAGGTGGGCAGGCCTGATCTGTCGGTCGTCAACGTCTACCGCGACCAGGCAGAGGTTTTTGCCAAGAGCGCCTTGGACACGTTCTCGAAGATCCCGATCACCAACGACCACCCAGCCCAGCCGGTAACAGCAGCCAACTGGAAGGCCGTGGCCGTGGGCACCACCGGCGACGAGGTACTGCGGGACGGCGAGTACCTGAAAATCGGGCTCAAGATCACCGATGGCGCCGCAGTTCAGGACGTGCACAGCGGGAAGCGCGAGCTCAGCGTTGGCTACAGCTGCCAGCTGGTCTGGGAAGACGGCGAATTGCCCGATGGGACCAAGTACCAGGCTCGCCAGACCAACATCGTCGCCAATCACATCGCCATCGTGGCCAAGGGGCGCGCTGGCAGCAGGGCCTGCATCGGCGATGCCTGGCCCACCGATTCACAACCACCCCCGCAGAAGGAAAAACCCATGACCCTGAAGACGGTTACCGTCGACGGCATCCCGGTTGAAGTGACCGACCAGGGCGCCATCGTCATCGCCACCTTGCAGCAGCGCCTGGCCGACTCGGCCAAGGCCCTGACCACTGCCAACGACGCTCATGCCACGGCCCTGAAAACCAAGGACACCGAGTTGGCGCAGAAAGACGCCGAGATCGACGCCCTCAAGGCCAAACAGATGACCGACGCGCAGCTCGACGAGCGCGTGAAAGCCCGTGGTGACCTGATCGCCAAGGCCAAGTCCATCGCCGACGGCGACTACACCGGCAAGACCGATGCCGAAATCCGCAAGGCGGTGGTGGTTGCCAAGCTGGGTGATTCGGTGATCGCCGGCAAGTCCGAGGCATATGTCGATGCCCGCTTCGACATGCTGGCCGAAGACGCGGCGAAGGATCCGGTCCGCCAGCACCTGCAGAGCCGCGACAGCCTTCCCAGCAACGTGAACGACAACGGTCAGAGCGCTTATGAGCAGCGCCTGGCCAATGCCTGGAAAGGGGAGAACAAGTAATGTCCGTTCAAGACACCTACAGCGAGAACATGCGGGCTGGCGTCCCCGGCCAGATCGTCGACACCATTCCGAAAACCATGCTGTCCCGCACCGTCGAGGCGGCTGGTGGCATCGGTCTGGGCGTGCCTGCCGCGCGCGGCGCCCTGGACAAGAGCTGCCGGCCGTTCGCCGCTGGCGACACCGCCGCCCGCTTCATCGGTATCACCGTGCGCGAGCGATCCCTGCAGGCCGAGGCCAGCACCTTCAAGCAGTACGACTCGGTGCGCGTGATGACCAAGGGCACGATCTGGGTCAGTGCTTCCGTGCAGGTGGCCGCCGGTGACCCGGTGTACATCGTCCCGGCCAGCGGCCTGTTCACCAACGCATCCGCTGGCAACGTGCAGGTACCGAACGCAGTGTTCGACACCAGTACCACCGCCGCTAACCAAGTCGCGCAAGTCCGCCTGGGCTGATAGGAGAAAACATGTCGCGCCAAATTCAGCTGATCGACGCACAGGTGGCCATGGGCTTCGTGCTGTCGCAGACCTCGCACATCGAGCGCCAGGTCAACGAAACCGTTTACCCGGATATCCAGTACCCGACCCTGGTACCGGTGGACACCTCGGCCCACCCTTGGGCCAAAACCATCACCTACTACAGCTCGGACAAGTTCGGTAAGGCCGACTGGATCAACGGCAACGCCGACGATATCCCGATTGCCGGTACCGAGCTGGCCAAGCACGAAACCGCCGTGCACATGGCGGGTATCGGCTACGGCTACGGCCTGGAAGAGATCAGCCAGGCGCAGATGCTGGGGCTGCCGCTCGAAGCCAACGATGCAGCCGCAGCTCGCCGTGCCTACGAGGAAATGGTCGACCGTGTTGCCCTGTACGGCGATGCGCGCAAAGGCTTTGTCGGTCTGATCAACGCGCCGACCGTGACGGCGGCCGAGGCCACCACCGGCGACTGGGACACCGCAACGCCTGGCCAGATCCTGGGTGACGCCAACAATGCGCTGTCGGGCCAGTACGCCGGCACGCTGTACACCGGCTTGGCCGATACCCTGTTGCTGCCGTACAGCCGCTTCCTGCACATCGCGACCACACCGCTGAACGAAAACGGCACCGACACCATCCTGTCGTGGCTGCAGACCAAGAACGTGTACACCGCGCAGACCGGCCGCCCGCTGGTTATCCGCGCCCTGCGCGGCCTGGATACTGCCGGCGCCGGCGGCACCAAGCGCATGGTCGCTTACCGCCGTGATCCGAACGTGGTGAAGCTGCACATCCCAATGCCACACCGTTTCCTGCCGGTGTTCCAGGCCAGCCCGCTGCGCTGGGAAGTCCCTGGGATTTTCCGCCTGGGCGGCGTCGACGTGCGCCGTCCCAAGGAAATGTCCTACACCGACGGCCTGTAAGGAGGGCGTATGGCAAAGGTAACCAACCACGGCAAAGTAACCCCGATTGGTCTGCCCGGCGGCGTAGTGATTGCCCCCGGCGAGACGGTGAACTATCCGGGATGGGCCAAGATCAAGGACCGCCAGTCCATCGCCCATTACCTGGAGACTGGTGTGCTGCACGCCAGCGATGAGCAGCCAGAGCCTGGCCAGGGTCCAGATGAGGCCCTGCGCAAGCAGGCCCTGCTGGAGCAGCTGAAGGCACTGGGCATCAACGCCAACGGCAACAGCAAAGCCGACACGCTCCAGGCCAAGCTCGACGAGGCCCTGGCGGACAAGGCCAAAGCTGAGCAGGAGCGCCAGGACCTGGAACAGGCGTTGAACGCCAAGACCATCGCGTTCGAACCTTCCCAGACCAACGATGAGCTGCGGGCCCTGCTGGCCGCCGCCGAGTAACACCCGGGCGCTCTGGCGCCCACCTATTTGAGAGCATTCCCATGCCTGACGACTTCTACGGAACATTGGCCGGGGCCGATGCGTATCACGCTGCGCGCGGGAATGCTGCCTGGGCGGCCAGTGATGAGGCTGCCAAGACCGGCGCCCTGATTCGCGCCTCGGCCTACATCGACGGTCTGGTCGGCCAGCCGGTACCGAACATGGCCGGCCGCATTTTCGTCTTCACCGGCAAGAAGGTCGGGGGTTACGGCCAGTTCCTGCAATGGCCACGCGCCGGCGCGCGCGATCGCTACGGCGAAGAGATCCCTGATGACCTGGTGCCGCTGCCCATTGAGTACGCAGCCTACGAGGGCGCGATTCGCGAGCTGGCCGAGCCCAACAGCCTGAATCCTGACTTCGTGGCCAGCCAGGTCGTACAGCGTGAGAAAGTCGGCCCCATCGAAACCGAGTACGCGGTGGCCAAGAACGGCAACCCCACCAACCAGCCGGTGATCGGCGCCATCAACTCGCTGATGTTTCCGTTTCTGGTGCCAAACCCAGTCGGGGTGGGGGTCATCGTCGTATGAGGCCTGAGGATATCGTCCGCGAGGTCGAGGCCCTGGAGCCAGGCATGCAGAAGGCGTACATGGACGCTGTGCGCGCTACCGTGGACTCGGTGACCCTGGCCCAGGTCGAGCGCCTGCTCGAGCAGGATGATGAAGACGGCCTGGTCGATCTTCTGACCCTGGGCGCCATGGCGGTACTGGTCGAGGCCGTGCGCTCGGCTTACCTGGCCGGCGGCCGCAAAGAGCTGCTGGTGATCGTCATCCCCGCGCGCGAGCGTGCAGAGCTGGGGCGCGTTGAGTTCGATGTGACCAAGCCGCAGGCAACGGCCTGGGTCGATCAGCAGGTGCAGACGATCCGCAGCAGCGCCGCAGCGGGTGTCCGCGATGCTATCCGCGAGGTCATGAGTAGCCGGCGAGTGATCGGCGGGCTGGCACCGGCAGGTAGCGCCGCGTCTTCGTCCCAGGCAGTGCCAGCCCCTCGAACTATTCGGCAGGCCGCGCAGGATCTGCTGGGCCAGCGCGACCCACAGACCGGCCAGCGCACCGGCGGTCTGCTGGGCCTGCCGGGCAACATGGTCACCTATATCCGCAACGCGCGGGCGCAGCTCGAAAGCGGTGACCCTGCCGAGCTGAAGAAGTACCTCAAGCGGATTAAGCGAGACCGGCGCTACGACCGGATGGTTGAGAAAGCCATCACGGACGGCAAGCCGCTGACGCAGGCCCAGATCGCCAAGGCAACGAACCGCTACGCCAACCGCCTGCTGAACCACCACGCGACGACCCTGGCGGAGATGCTGGCCCACGAGGCCTACAGCGCCGGGCGCGAGCGTGCTTGGGAACAAATGGTAGAGCAGGGCCTGGACCGGGACAGGGTCGAAAAGGAATGGCGGACGCGCCGCGACGAGAAGGTCCGTGAATCCCATGTGGTGATGAACGGGCAGCGGGTGAAGCTGGGCGGGGCATTCTCCGGCGGCGGTTCGTTGCTGCGCTTCCCTGGCGACACCTCGCTGGGCGCCGGCTACGACATGGTGGCCGGCTGCCGCTGCATCTGCATCTACCACCTGCTGCCCAAGCCCAGGAGCTGATATGGCGGACATTCATGATCGAGGCCGGGCGCTGGCCATCCGTATGCTGGCGCCGCGTAGCAAAGGTGGGAAGGGTGCGGCCCTGGTGCTGACCCGAGTGACCAAGGGCACCCGCGACCCGGACACCGGCCAGACGGTGGGCGGCACGCAGACCTTTACCGGCTCGGGCCTGCGCGAGTCGCTCGCTCTGGAAGACGTCGACGGCACAGCTATCAAGGCCAGCGATGTGAAGCTGCTGGTGTCACCGGTCCAGGCCGATGGCACCGATATGCCGCAGCCCACCACCGCCGACAAGATCACGTTCGACGGCACGGCCTACACCATCGTGCGGGTCGACCCATGGAACTACGCCGGCGTGACGGTCGGCTTTGAAGTACAGGCGAGGGCGTGATGGCTGGCAAAGTGCACCACATGACGTCCCGTTACGGCGGGCTTGATGGGTCGTTCGCCGAGTCGCTGCGCCAATTCCAGGGGCAGACCCTGGCTGACATGGACGAAGTCTTCCGCAAGGTCATGATCCAGATCGGTACCAGCGTCATCATGCTGAGCCCGGTGGACACCGGCCGCTTCCGTGGCAACTGGCAGTTCACCGTTGACCAGCCGGCCTCGGCCAGTCTGGACAACTACGACCAGGCCGGCCACGACACCGTGGCGCGCCTGGTTGCCGACGTCCAGGACCTGACCTATGGGCAGACCGCCTACCTGGTCAACAACCTGATCTACAGCATCCCGCTTGAGTACGGACACAGCCAGCAGGCGCCAACCGGTATGGTCCGGATCACCAAAGAGCGGTTCCAAGAATTTGTCGATCAGGCCCTGCGGGAGGTCTCCGAATGAGCCATGCACGCGCGCGCCGCGCCATTGAGGCACTGTTGGCGCCCTGGGCCGACGCCCTAGGGCTGCCCGTCGCCTACGGCGCTGAACCTTTCGAGCCGCCGCAAGGCATCTACATCCACGGCTTCCTGCTCCCGGCCAGCACCACGTCGCGGTACCTGGGCAGCGATGCCTACGAGTACCGCGGTATCTATCAGTTCAACATCATTTGCCCCATGGACGAGCCGATATCGGCACCCGAGGCCTTGGTTGACGCGCTGTCGGCCCTCTTCCCGGTTGACGCCGAGCTGGCCCGCGCTGGATTCGAGGGCCAGGTGTTGAGCCCGGTAGAGCAGGGGCCGACGGTCAAAGAGGCCGACCGATACACCATCCCAGTCAGCTTCACCTACATCGGCCAGGCGCCCCGGGAGGGCACATGAAGCGTGTCCCGGTACCGAACGGCACCACCGTGTGGGTCAGCCCCAACGTGAACCAGGGCAACCTGCAAGTGCCGCCGGTCAACGATCCCAGCTGGGTTGAGGTACAGCGCGTGACTGCGCTGAGCCATGCCGGCGGCGATGAGAAGCTTTCGACGCACACCCCGCTGGGCGCCTACGAGGATGTGCGAAGGCCCGCCGGGCGCAATCCCATGGACATCCAACTGGCGTACCAGGATGCGCCGGATTCGGCGTGGCACGCCGCGGTCCTTGCTGCACGCGACGCGCAGGCGGCGCTGGCGTGGCGTTTCACGCTGCCCGCCGGCGCCACGCACATCGTCTTCACTGCCTTCGCCAGTGGCCCCTTGTTGCCGGTGATGGATCGCAACCAGGTGATGGTTATCTCCCTGCAGCTCGCTGTGAACGGCACACCCCAACGCATCATGAACTGATTCACCCCACCACCCGCACCCGCCATGAGCGGGTTTTTTCGTTACGAGGTAACAACACATGGCATCCCGCATTGCATTGCCCAACGGCTCGATCTTCCAGATCGCGGCCACCTTCGGCGCTGTGAAGCCGATCACCGCAATTACCAACGCCGCCCAGGGCGTGGTCACCTCTGCCGCCCACGGCCTGGCCGATGGCGACCTGATCCTGATCGAGTCCGGCTGGGGCCGTATCGACGGCAGCGCGGCGCGTGTCGCTGACGCTGACACCGACGACTTCATCCTGGAGAACATCGACACCACCGACCCTGTGTTCTATGCCCCGGGCGGCGGCGCAGGCTCCCTCCAGAGTGTTCTGAGCTGGGTGGAGATCACCAAGATCACTGCCGTCAGCATGAGCGGCGGTGAGCAGCAGTTCGTGACCGTCGGCTACCTGGCCGAGGACAACGACCGCCAGTACCCGACCAACCGCAACCCGATGAGCATGCAGCTGACCGTCGAAGACCAGCCCGCCGCAGCGTATGTCCCGATTGTCGAGGGCTACACCAACACCAAGGTGCAGACCGTTGGCCGGCTGACCCTGCCGAACAAGGACCAGATCATCTATCCGGGCTTCGTGTCGATCACCGACACCCCGACCCTGGAACGCAACCAGATCATGACCCGGACCGTGACCTTCTCGCTGTCCGGCCGTCCGGTCCGTTACCGCAACGTCTGATCCGACCGCCTGGGTGTGCTGCGTACGCGCCCGGGTACTGCAGCACACCGCATCTACCCAGTTTTCCCAACCCCATAGCACCAGGAGGCCACCGTGGCCAAGATT
The Pseudomonas sp. DTU_2021_1001937_2_SI_NGA_ILE_001 DNA segment above includes these coding regions:
- a CDS encoding DUF1073 domain-containing protein; protein product: MGVISYLSDKLINLVSALGTERDKAAGSHYTLVPLTEHQAIAMYRGSWLARKIIDIPPKDATRRWRGWQADSAQIEKIEAEEKRLQVRLKIKEAMTKARLFGGAAIFIGTGEQDTALQLAPERLGAGGIRYLTVMTRRQLSPTEIERDPQSDRYGKPKAYRLAGSAIDIHPSRLVIFVGAELPDEDLLSGYEQGWGDSVLQSVLESIKQSDATMANVASLVFEAKVDIIRLPEFMNNLANDPTYKERVLERTQLAATAKGINGTLLLDKEEEYETKQASFSTLPDVMDRFMQQVCGAADIPATRMLSQSPAGMNSTGDSDMRNYYDRVQASQELEITPAMSVLDEALIRSALGTRPPEIHYVWNPLWQATAKEKADIGKTTADTIKVLADAKLYPTDALSKASANLLVELSVMPGLEAAIDDVGPEYPAAGPDDLPDDTPST
- a CDS encoding phage tail tube protein, which produces MKRVPVPNGTTVWVSPNVNQGNLQVPPVNDPSWVEVQRVTALSHAGGDEKLSTHTPLGAYEDVRRPAGRNPMDIQLAYQDAPDSAWHAAVLAARDAQAALAWRFTLPAGATHIVFTAFASGPLLPVMDRNQVMVISLQLAVNGTPQRIMN
- a CDS encoding DUF2213 domain-containing protein, producing MHITDSVVLGDLSLSDSGYLETFARTARTGIQQYLGREVGRPDLSVVNVYRDQAEVFAKSALDTFSKIPITNDHPAQPVTAANWKAVAVGTTGDEVLRDGEYLKIGLKITDGAAVQDVHSGKRELSVGYSCQLVWEDGELPDGTKYQARQTNIVANHIAIVAKGRAGSRACIGDAWPTDSQPPPQKEKPMTLKTVTVDGIPVEVTDQGAIVIATLQQRLADSAKALTTANDAHATALKTKDTELAQKDAEIDALKAKQMTDAQLDERVKARGDLIAKAKSIADGDYTGKTDAEIRKAVVVAKLGDSVIAGKSEAYVDARFDMLAEDAAKDPVRQHLQSRDSLPSNVNDNGQSAYEQRLANAWKGENK
- a CDS encoding HK97 gp10 family phage protein, with amino-acid sequence MTSRYGGLDGSFAESLRQFQGQTLADMDEVFRKVMIQIGTSVIMLSPVDTGRFRGNWQFTVDQPASASLDNYDQAGHDTVARLVADVQDLTYGQTAYLVNNLIYSIPLEYGHSQQAPTGMVRITKERFQEFVDQALREVSE
- a CDS encoding phage tail terminator-like protein, whose product is MSHARARRAIEALLAPWADALGLPVAYGAEPFEPPQGIYIHGFLLPASTTSRYLGSDAYEYRGIYQFNIICPMDEPISAPEALVDALSALFPVDAELARAGFEGQVLSPVEQGPTVKEADRYTIPVSFTYIGQAPREGT
- a CDS encoding DUF2184 domain-containing protein, with amino-acid sequence MSRQIQLIDAQVAMGFVLSQTSHIERQVNETVYPDIQYPTLVPVDTSAHPWAKTITYYSSDKFGKADWINGNADDIPIAGTELAKHETAVHMAGIGYGYGLEEISQAQMLGLPLEANDAAAARRAYEEMVDRVALYGDARKGFVGLINAPTVTAAEATTGDWDTATPGQILGDANNALSGQYAGTLYTGLADTLLLPYSRFLHIATTPLNENGTDTILSWLQTKNVYTAQTGRPLVIRALRGLDTAGAGGTKRMVAYRRDPNVVKLHIPMPHRFLPVFQASPLRWEVPGIFRLGGVDVRRPKEMSYTDGL
- a CDS encoding terminase small subunit — translated: MALTTKQRQFVTEYLVDLNATQAAIRAGYSTRRAKDYAYQLMQRDDVKDEIEAAMAERSKRTEITKDMVLARYWMIATADPNELAVHRRVCCRHCFGRGHAYQWDDEAEFDEATARAMKTKGASLPTDDGGYGFDKTLRPHPKCPKCKGEGHGDVYWGDTRDASPAAKALYARTKKTKDGFEIVTHDQLAALGMVARHLGMLVDKGGDLDEELKRLEIEKRKAEIKKLTEGDGDALMPQRVEVVVKDARVRDADA
- a CDS encoding DnaT-like ssDNA-binding protein, with translation MPDDFYGTLAGADAYHAARGNAAWAASDEAAKTGALIRASAYIDGLVGQPVPNMAGRIFVFTGKKVGGYGQFLQWPRAGARDRYGEEIPDDLVPLPIEYAAYEGAIRELAEPNSLNPDFVASQVVQREKVGPIETEYAVAKNGNPTNQPVIGAINSLMFPFLVPNPVGVGVIVV
- a CDS encoding phage tail protein, with protein sequence MASRIALPNGSIFQIAATFGAVKPITAITNAAQGVVTSAAHGLADGDLILIESGWGRIDGSAARVADADTDDFILENIDTTDPVFYAPGGGAGSLQSVLSWVEITKITAVSMSGGEQQFVTVGYLAEDNDRQYPTNRNPMSMQLTVEDQPAAAYVPIVEGYTNTKVQTVGRLTLPNKDQIIYPGFVSITDTPTLERNQIMTRTVTFSLSGRPVRYRNV
- a CDS encoding terminase large subunit domain-containing protein translates to MPTLNVPQSQFLELPHKFRAFVAGFGSGKTWVGCSALCRHVWEWPRIDSGYFAPTYPQIRDIFYPTIEEVAFDWGLKVRTKESDKEVEFYSGGRYRSTTICRSMEKPQTIVGFKIGHALVDELDVLPAIKAQQAWRKIIARMRYNVPGLKNGVDVTTTPEGFKFVYQQFVKQLREKPEQQKRYGLIQASTYDNEANLPDDYIDSLMGDYPPQLISAYLNGQFVNLTSGTIYTAYNRKLNGSQEAVQPGEPIFVGMDFNVGKMSAIVHVKRLGLPHAVDEIVNGYDTPDMIRQLKERYWLYADGEYRNTRQIRVYPDASGDSRKSVNASQTDLALLRQAGFIVSAPAANPPVKDRINSMNAMFCNAKGERRYRVNADKCPTYADDLEQQVWAANGEPDKKQGNDHRPDAGGYFIHKEYAITKYSLSGVS